The DNA region TAGCCCACCGCGCCGGTGCGGGCTGATCCATCCTCAGCGGGCGCGCATAAGACAGATCCTCGCGGTCACGCGTGCCCACCAGATAGCCCTTCTGGGTGAAGAACTCAGAGCCCAAGACGCGGGCGTCGGCGGTGAACATGCCCTCCACGGTGGAGCGACGCACCGCGATGCGCCACTGCCCTTCGCGGCGTTCCAAGCGATCGATGTAACGGCCTGTGATGAACTGTGCTGTCTTGCCGTCGATTCCGATCAGGATGACTAAAACGTAGCTCTCCGCGTGTGCGGTGTCACCGTCGATCTCGCAGGTATGCGTGGTGATGTTG from Mycolicibacter sp. MU0083 includes:
- a CDS encoding nuclear transport factor 2 family protein; the encoded protein is MPSDTALAGLQRDVRYLLDRTQILDCVARHARGCDRHDIDLITSAYHDDGVDEHGNDVNTGPQYGAWANATHAQTSLVHTHNITTHTCEIDGDTAHAESYVLVILIGIDGKTAQFITGRYIDRLERREGQWRIAVRRSTVEGMFTADARVLGSEFFTQKGYLVGTRDREDLSYARPLRMDQPAPARWATQIRR